The segment TTACCCCTACATGAACCACTGTTCCTAATTCTTCTACATTTATATATGAAATTCCTTGTTTTTCCATAAGTTTTTTATTGCCAACCAATACTTTTTTATCTTCAACTTTAACTGTAATCCCTTGTCCAGTTATTTCTTGATATTCATTAAGTTTATTTTTATCTATTGTTTTCCCGTACTCCTTTACGATTGACAAGGCGATTGGGTGATTTGAAAATCCTTCAGCTAATGCTGCAAATTTTAAAACTTCATCTTTTGTAAAGGGGTGTTGTGGGACTATTTCCTTTACTTTAAATATTCCCTTAGTTAAAGTCCCCGTTTTATCAAAAACTACCACTTTAACATTATTTAAAGCCTCCAGATAATTACTTCCTTTAACTAAAATACCTTTTTTAGAAGCCCCGCCAATCCCCCCAAAAAATCCTAAAGGAATAGAAATCACTAAAGCACAAGGACAAGAAATTACTAAAAAAATCAGTCCCCGATAGATCCAGTCCCTAAAGGTGGCTCCTTGTAAAATTAAAGGTGGTAAGATAGAAATTAAAATAGCTATACCTACTACCACTGGAGTATATACTTTGGCAAATTTTGTTATAAAGTTTTCTGTAGGGGCTTTTTTACTGCTAGCATTTTCTACTAGATCCAATATTTTAGATAAAGTGGACTGGGTAAATTCTTTAGTAACTTTAACCGTTAGTACACCACTTATATTAACAGTTCCACTGAGGATTTCATCACCTACTGAAACCTCTTTTGGCAAGGATTCCCCCGTTAAGGCTGAAGTATCTAATACTGATTTTCCGTCAATAACCACTCCATCTAATGGAACCTTTTCCCCTGGTTTAACTATTATGAGATCGCCAACCTGAACATCCACTGGAGCTACACCCTCTATTTTCTCCCCCTTTTTAACATTGGCATAGTCCGGCCTGATATCCATCAGTTCTGCAATAGACTTCCTTGACCTATCAACTGCTAATTCTTGAATATATTCCCCTACTTTATAAAATAGCATTACTGCTACAGCTTCTGGATATTCCCCTATGGCAAAGGCTCCTAGGGTAGCAACTGTCATTAAAAAATTTTCATCAAAAATACTTCCTTTAATTATATTTTTCCAGGCCTTAAATAACACTTCATGGCCAACCAATATATAAGCAGTAAAAAA is part of the Anaerobranca californiensis DSM 14826 genome and harbors:
- a CDS encoding heavy metal translocating P-type ATPase, coding for MAKKIEFQLDGLNCANCAVKIEDSIKEIDGIVYSQINFVNKVLKLELEDTIEYNKEMLDKLQKVVDKIEPGVIVREKEIKVKIEEHHHDLFEKNDLIKIIFGGGLFVLPIVFTWSNLLEFIIFFTAYILVGHEVLFKAWKNIIKGSIFDENFLMTVATLGAFAIGEYPEAVAVMLFYKVGEYIQELAVDRSRKSIAELMDIRPDYANVKKGEKIEGVAPVDVQVGDLIIVKPGEKVPLDGVVIDGKSVLDTSALTGESLPKEVSVGDEILSGTVNISGVLTVKVTKEFTQSTLSKILDLVENASSKKAPTENFITKFAKVYTPVVVGIAILISILPPLILQGATFRDWIYRGLIFLVISCPCALVISIPLGFFGGIGGASKKGILVKGSNYLEALNNVKVVVFDKTGTLTKGIFKVKEIVPQHPFTKDEVLKFAALAEGFSNHPIALSIVKEYGKTIDKNKLNEYQEITGQGITVKVEDKKVLVGNKKLMEKQGISYINVEELGTVVHVGVNGQYAGYLLITDEVKEDASKGIKELKDLGVEKVIMLTGDNHRIAKKIAEEVGVDQYYSELLPHEKVAIVEDILKTLDKNSKLLFVGDGINDAPVLARADIGVAMGGVGSDAAIEAADIVIMNDKPSQIPIGIKIAKRTRKIVWQNIFFALGVKGLVLILGAFGLATIWEAVFADVGVTVIAVLNAVRVLKVKGV